From Mastacembelus armatus chromosome 13, fMasArm1.2, whole genome shotgun sequence, one genomic window encodes:
- the fosb gene encoding protein FosB isoform X5 gives MQLFWKETKSILPENNKKIIEGDISLSSVTAGVAFFLGPPGEMYQGFPGDPDSGSRGSSSPSLESQYLSSVDSFGSPPTTSAPQECVSAGAGLTIVGSGPGASVGGEMPGSFVPTVTAITTSQDLQWMVQPTLISSQASVQSGSTGTTTMTQPASLVDPYDMPGPSYSSGSRFTPPSTDTPGPAPGPIRQSRTRSRRTRDESVSEDGDVGVLLTPEEEEKRRVRRERNKLAAAKCRNRRRELTDRLQSETDILEEEKAELEAEISELQKEKERLEFVLVAHQPNCKITYQDQPQQGSAQLPPLQSQLPPQTLPPPVSIVGLSVKEDTFYLDPAYTGHPASTQSQPPVQQHQVQQQPQPGIMQEREPAGSVPTSGTAVASSHLIP, from the exons ATGCAACTTTTTTGGAAAGAAACCAAAAGCATCTTACCGGAGAACAACAAAAAGATCATTGAAG GTGACATCTCGCTCTCTTCGGTGACTGCAGGTGTCGCGTTCTTTCTCGGTCCCCCCGGGGAAATGTACCAAGGGTTCCCCGGCGACCCCGACAGCGGATCCCGTGGAAGTTCGTCTCCGTCCTTAGAGTCCCAGTACCTTTCCTCTGTGGACTCCTTCGGGAGCCCCCCGACCACCAGTGCTCCGCAG GAGTGTGTGTCAGCGGGAGCTGGCTTGACCATTGTGGGCAGCGGGCCAGGGGCCAGTGTTGGAGGGGAGATGCCTGGTTCATTTGTGCCAACCGTCACTGCCATCACCACAAGTCAGGACCTGCAGTGGATGGTGCAGCCGACCCTCATCTCCTCCCAAGCCTCTGTACAGAGTGGGTCCACTGGCACTACAACCATGACTCAGCCAGCGTCACTGGTTGACCCATATGACATGCCAGGCCCCAGTTATTCTTCAGGCTCTAGATTCACCCCTCCCAGTACAGATACTCCAGGCCCAGCACCGGGCCCCATTCGCCAGTCCAGAACCCGCAGCCGCCGTACACGAGACGAGTCTGTGAGTGAAGATGGCGATGTTGGTGTGTta CTAAcacctgaggaggaggagaagaggcgTGTTCGCCGAGAGAGGAACAAGCTGGCTGCAGCCAAATGCAGAAACCGTCGACGAGAACTCACGGACAGACTGCAGTCG GAGACAGACatactggaggaggagaaggcagagctggaggctGAGATCTCAGAGCTGCAAAAGGAGAAAGAGCGCCTGGAGTTTGTCCTGGTGGCCCACCAGCCGAACTGTAAGATCACATACCAGGACCAGCCTCAGCAGGGCTCAGCGCAGCTCCCTCCACTCCAGTCCCAGCTCCCTCCTCAGACCCTGCCGCCTCCTGTCTCCATTGTGGGCTTGTCTGTGAAGGAGGACACTTTCTATCTGGATCCTGCCTACACTGGCCATCCGGCCTCCACACAGTCCCAGCCTCCGGTTCAGCAGCACCAagtccagcagcagcctcagccaGGGATAATGCAGGAG AGGGAGCCTGCGGGGTCAGTGCCAACCAGCGGAACAGCAGTAGCGAGCAGTCATCTGATTCCCTGA
- the fosb gene encoding protein FosB isoform X2 produces the protein MQLFWKETKSILPENNKKIIEGVAFFLGPPGEMYQGFPGDPDSGSRGSSSPSLESQYLSSVDSFGSPPTTSAPQECVSAGAGLTIVGSGPGASVGGEMPGSFVPTVTAITTSQDLQWMVQPTLISSQASVQSGSTGTTTMTQPASLVDPYDMPGPSYSSGSRFTPPSTDTPGPAPGPIRQSRTRSRRTRDESVSEDGDVGVLLTPEEEEKRRVRRERNKLAAAKCRNRRRELTDRLQSETDILEEEKAELEAEISELQKEKERLEFVLVAHQPNCKITYQDQPQQGSAQLPPLQSQLPPQTLPPPVSIVGLSVKEDTFYLDPAYTGHPASTQSQPPVQQHQVQQQPQPGIMQEVEFSSSFYGSSEQAPGGPCLMASDSGGGGGNHDDVAIGSYNTSYTSSFVFTYPEGACGVSANQRNSSSEQSSDSLNSPSLLAL, from the exons ATGCAACTTTTTTGGAAAGAAACCAAAAGCATCTTACCGGAGAACAACAAAAAGATCATTGAAG GTGTCGCGTTCTTTCTCGGTCCCCCCGGGGAAATGTACCAAGGGTTCCCCGGCGACCCCGACAGCGGATCCCGTGGAAGTTCGTCTCCGTCCTTAGAGTCCCAGTACCTTTCCTCTGTGGACTCCTTCGGGAGCCCCCCGACCACCAGTGCTCCGCAG GAGTGTGTGTCAGCGGGAGCTGGCTTGACCATTGTGGGCAGCGGGCCAGGGGCCAGTGTTGGAGGGGAGATGCCTGGTTCATTTGTGCCAACCGTCACTGCCATCACCACAAGTCAGGACCTGCAGTGGATGGTGCAGCCGACCCTCATCTCCTCCCAAGCCTCTGTACAGAGTGGGTCCACTGGCACTACAACCATGACTCAGCCAGCGTCACTGGTTGACCCATATGACATGCCAGGCCCCAGTTATTCTTCAGGCTCTAGATTCACCCCTCCCAGTACAGATACTCCAGGCCCAGCACCGGGCCCCATTCGCCAGTCCAGAACCCGCAGCCGCCGTACACGAGACGAGTCTGTGAGTGAAGATGGCGATGTTGGTGTGTta CTAAcacctgaggaggaggagaagaggcgTGTTCGCCGAGAGAGGAACAAGCTGGCTGCAGCCAAATGCAGAAACCGTCGACGAGAACTCACGGACAGACTGCAGTCG GAGACAGACatactggaggaggagaaggcagagctggaggctGAGATCTCAGAGCTGCAAAAGGAGAAAGAGCGCCTGGAGTTTGTCCTGGTGGCCCACCAGCCGAACTGTAAGATCACATACCAGGACCAGCCTCAGCAGGGCTCAGCGCAGCTCCCTCCACTCCAGTCCCAGCTCCCTCCTCAGACCCTGCCGCCTCCTGTCTCCATTGTGGGCTTGTCTGTGAAGGAGGACACTTTCTATCTGGATCCTGCCTACACTGGCCATCCGGCCTCCACACAGTCCCAGCCTCCGGTTCAGCAGCACCAagtccagcagcagcctcagccaGGGATAATGCAGGAGGTAGAGTTTTCTAGTTCTTTCTATGGCTCGAGTGAGCAGGCACCTGGCGGGCCGTGCCTTATGGCCAGCgacagtggtggtggtggtggtaacCATGACGATGTGGCCATTGGCAGCTACAACACCTCATACACATCTTCATTTGTGTTCACCTACCCAGAGGGAGCCTGCGGGGTCAGTGCCAACCAGCGGAACAGCAGTAGCGAGCAGTCATCTGATTCCCTGAACTCGCCTTCGCTGCTGGCGCTTTGA
- the fosb gene encoding protein FosB isoform X4, translating into MYQGFPGDPDSGSRGSSSPSLESQYLSSVDSFGSPPTTSAPQECVSAGAGLTIVGSGPGASVGGEMPGSFVPTVTAITTSQDLQWMVQPTLISSQASVQSGSTGTTTMTQPASLVDPYDMPGPSYSSGSRFTPPSTDTPGPAPGPIRQSRTRSRRTRDESVSEDGDVGVLLTPEEEEKRRVRRERNKLAAAKCRNRRRELTDRLQSETDILEEEKAELEAEISELQKEKERLEFVLVAHQPNCKITYQDQPQQGSAQLPPLQSQLPPQTLPPPVSIVGLSVKEDTFYLDPAYTGHPASTQSQPPVQQHQVQQQPQPGIMQEVEFSSSFYGSSEQAPGGPCLMASDSGGGGGNHDDVAIGSYNTSYTSSFVFTYPEGACGVSANQRNSSSEQSSDSLNSPSLLAL; encoded by the exons ATGTACCAAGGGTTCCCCGGCGACCCCGACAGCGGATCCCGTGGAAGTTCGTCTCCGTCCTTAGAGTCCCAGTACCTTTCCTCTGTGGACTCCTTCGGGAGCCCCCCGACCACCAGTGCTCCGCAG GAGTGTGTGTCAGCGGGAGCTGGCTTGACCATTGTGGGCAGCGGGCCAGGGGCCAGTGTTGGAGGGGAGATGCCTGGTTCATTTGTGCCAACCGTCACTGCCATCACCACAAGTCAGGACCTGCAGTGGATGGTGCAGCCGACCCTCATCTCCTCCCAAGCCTCTGTACAGAGTGGGTCCACTGGCACTACAACCATGACTCAGCCAGCGTCACTGGTTGACCCATATGACATGCCAGGCCCCAGTTATTCTTCAGGCTCTAGATTCACCCCTCCCAGTACAGATACTCCAGGCCCAGCACCGGGCCCCATTCGCCAGTCCAGAACCCGCAGCCGCCGTACACGAGACGAGTCTGTGAGTGAAGATGGCGATGTTGGTGTGTta CTAAcacctgaggaggaggagaagaggcgTGTTCGCCGAGAGAGGAACAAGCTGGCTGCAGCCAAATGCAGAAACCGTCGACGAGAACTCACGGACAGACTGCAGTCG GAGACAGACatactggaggaggagaaggcagagctggaggctGAGATCTCAGAGCTGCAAAAGGAGAAAGAGCGCCTGGAGTTTGTCCTGGTGGCCCACCAGCCGAACTGTAAGATCACATACCAGGACCAGCCTCAGCAGGGCTCAGCGCAGCTCCCTCCACTCCAGTCCCAGCTCCCTCCTCAGACCCTGCCGCCTCCTGTCTCCATTGTGGGCTTGTCTGTGAAGGAGGACACTTTCTATCTGGATCCTGCCTACACTGGCCATCCGGCCTCCACACAGTCCCAGCCTCCGGTTCAGCAGCACCAagtccagcagcagcctcagccaGGGATAATGCAGGAGGTAGAGTTTTCTAGTTCTTTCTATGGCTCGAGTGAGCAGGCACCTGGCGGGCCGTGCCTTATGGCCAGCgacagtggtggtggtggtggtaacCATGACGATGTGGCCATTGGCAGCTACAACACCTCATACACATCTTCATTTGTGTTCACCTACCCAGAGGGAGCCTGCGGGGTCAGTGCCAACCAGCGGAACAGCAGTAGCGAGCAGTCATCTGATTCCCTGAACTCGCCTTCGCTGCTGGCGCTTTGA
- the fosb gene encoding protein FosB isoform X1: MQLFWKETKSILPENNKKIIEGDISLSSVTAGVAFFLGPPGEMYQGFPGDPDSGSRGSSSPSLESQYLSSVDSFGSPPTTSAPQECVSAGAGLTIVGSGPGASVGGEMPGSFVPTVTAITTSQDLQWMVQPTLISSQASVQSGSTGTTTMTQPASLVDPYDMPGPSYSSGSRFTPPSTDTPGPAPGPIRQSRTRSRRTRDESVSEDGDVGVLLTPEEEEKRRVRRERNKLAAAKCRNRRRELTDRLQSETDILEEEKAELEAEISELQKEKERLEFVLVAHQPNCKITYQDQPQQGSAQLPPLQSQLPPQTLPPPVSIVGLSVKEDTFYLDPAYTGHPASTQSQPPVQQHQVQQQPQPGIMQEVEFSSSFYGSSEQAPGGPCLMASDSGGGGGNHDDVAIGSYNTSYTSSFVFTYPEGACGVSANQRNSSSEQSSDSLNSPSLLAL; this comes from the exons ATGCAACTTTTTTGGAAAGAAACCAAAAGCATCTTACCGGAGAACAACAAAAAGATCATTGAAG GTGACATCTCGCTCTCTTCGGTGACTGCAGGTGTCGCGTTCTTTCTCGGTCCCCCCGGGGAAATGTACCAAGGGTTCCCCGGCGACCCCGACAGCGGATCCCGTGGAAGTTCGTCTCCGTCCTTAGAGTCCCAGTACCTTTCCTCTGTGGACTCCTTCGGGAGCCCCCCGACCACCAGTGCTCCGCAG GAGTGTGTGTCAGCGGGAGCTGGCTTGACCATTGTGGGCAGCGGGCCAGGGGCCAGTGTTGGAGGGGAGATGCCTGGTTCATTTGTGCCAACCGTCACTGCCATCACCACAAGTCAGGACCTGCAGTGGATGGTGCAGCCGACCCTCATCTCCTCCCAAGCCTCTGTACAGAGTGGGTCCACTGGCACTACAACCATGACTCAGCCAGCGTCACTGGTTGACCCATATGACATGCCAGGCCCCAGTTATTCTTCAGGCTCTAGATTCACCCCTCCCAGTACAGATACTCCAGGCCCAGCACCGGGCCCCATTCGCCAGTCCAGAACCCGCAGCCGCCGTACACGAGACGAGTCTGTGAGTGAAGATGGCGATGTTGGTGTGTta CTAAcacctgaggaggaggagaagaggcgTGTTCGCCGAGAGAGGAACAAGCTGGCTGCAGCCAAATGCAGAAACCGTCGACGAGAACTCACGGACAGACTGCAGTCG GAGACAGACatactggaggaggagaaggcagagctggaggctGAGATCTCAGAGCTGCAAAAGGAGAAAGAGCGCCTGGAGTTTGTCCTGGTGGCCCACCAGCCGAACTGTAAGATCACATACCAGGACCAGCCTCAGCAGGGCTCAGCGCAGCTCCCTCCACTCCAGTCCCAGCTCCCTCCTCAGACCCTGCCGCCTCCTGTCTCCATTGTGGGCTTGTCTGTGAAGGAGGACACTTTCTATCTGGATCCTGCCTACACTGGCCATCCGGCCTCCACACAGTCCCAGCCTCCGGTTCAGCAGCACCAagtccagcagcagcctcagccaGGGATAATGCAGGAGGTAGAGTTTTCTAGTTCTTTCTATGGCTCGAGTGAGCAGGCACCTGGCGGGCCGTGCCTTATGGCCAGCgacagtggtggtggtggtggtaacCATGACGATGTGGCCATTGGCAGCTACAACACCTCATACACATCTTCATTTGTGTTCACCTACCCAGAGGGAGCCTGCGGGGTCAGTGCCAACCAGCGGAACAGCAGTAGCGAGCAGTCATCTGATTCCCTGAACTCGCCTTCGCTGCTGGCGCTTTGA
- the fosb gene encoding protein FosB isoform X3 produces MQLFWKETKSILPENNKKIIEGDISLSSVTAGVAFFLGPPGEMYQGFPGDPDSGSRGSSSPSLESQYLSSVDSFGSPPTTSAPQECVSAGAGLTIVGSGPGASVGGEMPGSFVPTVTAITTSQDLQWMVQPTLISSQASVQSGSTGTTTMTQPASLVDPYDMPGPSYSSGSRFTPPSTDTPGPAPGPIRQSRTRSRRTRDESLTPEEEEKRRVRRERNKLAAAKCRNRRRELTDRLQSETDILEEEKAELEAEISELQKEKERLEFVLVAHQPNCKITYQDQPQQGSAQLPPLQSQLPPQTLPPPVSIVGLSVKEDTFYLDPAYTGHPASTQSQPPVQQHQVQQQPQPGIMQEVEFSSSFYGSSEQAPGGPCLMASDSGGGGGNHDDVAIGSYNTSYTSSFVFTYPEGACGVSANQRNSSSEQSSDSLNSPSLLAL; encoded by the exons ATGCAACTTTTTTGGAAAGAAACCAAAAGCATCTTACCGGAGAACAACAAAAAGATCATTGAAG GTGACATCTCGCTCTCTTCGGTGACTGCAGGTGTCGCGTTCTTTCTCGGTCCCCCCGGGGAAATGTACCAAGGGTTCCCCGGCGACCCCGACAGCGGATCCCGTGGAAGTTCGTCTCCGTCCTTAGAGTCCCAGTACCTTTCCTCTGTGGACTCCTTCGGGAGCCCCCCGACCACCAGTGCTCCGCAG GAGTGTGTGTCAGCGGGAGCTGGCTTGACCATTGTGGGCAGCGGGCCAGGGGCCAGTGTTGGAGGGGAGATGCCTGGTTCATTTGTGCCAACCGTCACTGCCATCACCACAAGTCAGGACCTGCAGTGGATGGTGCAGCCGACCCTCATCTCCTCCCAAGCCTCTGTACAGAGTGGGTCCACTGGCACTACAACCATGACTCAGCCAGCGTCACTGGTTGACCCATATGACATGCCAGGCCCCAGTTATTCTTCAGGCTCTAGATTCACCCCTCCCAGTACAGATACTCCAGGCCCAGCACCGGGCCCCATTCGCCAGTCCAGAACCCGCAGCCGCCGTACACGAGACGAGTCT CTAAcacctgaggaggaggagaagaggcgTGTTCGCCGAGAGAGGAACAAGCTGGCTGCAGCCAAATGCAGAAACCGTCGACGAGAACTCACGGACAGACTGCAGTCG GAGACAGACatactggaggaggagaaggcagagctggaggctGAGATCTCAGAGCTGCAAAAGGAGAAAGAGCGCCTGGAGTTTGTCCTGGTGGCCCACCAGCCGAACTGTAAGATCACATACCAGGACCAGCCTCAGCAGGGCTCAGCGCAGCTCCCTCCACTCCAGTCCCAGCTCCCTCCTCAGACCCTGCCGCCTCCTGTCTCCATTGTGGGCTTGTCTGTGAAGGAGGACACTTTCTATCTGGATCCTGCCTACACTGGCCATCCGGCCTCCACACAGTCCCAGCCTCCGGTTCAGCAGCACCAagtccagcagcagcctcagccaGGGATAATGCAGGAGGTAGAGTTTTCTAGTTCTTTCTATGGCTCGAGTGAGCAGGCACCTGGCGGGCCGTGCCTTATGGCCAGCgacagtggtggtggtggtggtaacCATGACGATGTGGCCATTGGCAGCTACAACACCTCATACACATCTTCATTTGTGTTCACCTACCCAGAGGGAGCCTGCGGGGTCAGTGCCAACCAGCGGAACAGCAGTAGCGAGCAGTCATCTGATTCCCTGAACTCGCCTTCGCTGCTGGCGCTTTGA